In Bacteroidetes bacterium GWF2_43_63, the genomic stretch TTTATTTTGTTGAAATTCACCACACGGAATGCGGGAGTGCCAGGAGCTACCGATGAACCAACCTTGACGTTAACTTCCTCAATGCGACCAGAAATAGGCGAGGTAATATAATTCATGGCAATCTGCTGCTTTGTGGTTGCAATGCGATTCTGAATTCCTTCGAGATTGTTCTTTGCCTGAAGATACTGCATCTCACTTCCGATATTCTGCTCCCAAAGCGACTTCTGACGATTAAAAACATCCTGCAAAAATGTTTCCTGCTGTTTCAGTTCAGCCAATCCCTGCTGCATTACGGATGCATCCATCATGGCAAGGGTTTGTCCGCGCGACACCATCTGTCCTTCCTTTACCATTACATTCATAATAACACCCACTGTTTTTGCAGTAGCAGTAACATTTTCGTCACCATCAACTTTTCCCTGCAAATCGAGATACGATATAAATTCGGTTGTGTCGATCTCAAGCACTTCTACTTGTGTTCCTTTGTCCTTCACGAGTAACCCTTCAGCAATCAGCTCTTCTTCGAGTGCGTTGATTTCTTTGGTCAGACTTTCCCGTTCTTTTTTCAGTTCTTCGAGTTTTTTTATTCTGTCGTCGCTGCTTCCATTATTGCACGAAGCCAGGATCAATGCGATCAACAGGATGGTTCCCACCTTTTTCATATTCTTTGTTTTATTTGTTTTCAAAAAGTTTTTGCATTTTGTTTCGGGATGAAACCAGTTCAAACACCGCGGCGAAATAATTTCCCTGAGCACTCTGATGCTGCATCTGAGCCTGAGTAAGTTCCATGCTGCTGCTTAACCCTTCGCGAAATTTTATCATGGTTTTGTTCAGAATTTTTTCTGCTATCGCAACATTTTCCTTTTCATGCTGATACTTGTCAAGCGCCGACAAATAGCCGATTCGCGCCTGTTCGTACTGAAGCAACAAAGCTTGTCCAACCATATCGCGGCTGGTAATGCTTTTCTGCAAATTCAGCTGCGCCTGTTGAATTTTTGTGTGACGTGTGCCACTGCTCCAAATAGGAACTTCGAGTTTTATTCCAACAAGCGTTGTAGGATACCACGACTGCTCGCTGTCGAAAAAATTAAATTCATCGCGCATAGCTTTTCGGGAATACGAAAAGTATCCGGCCATCGTTGGCAAATAGGCCGATTTCTCGCGCTTGAGCGATAGCTCCTGCAGGCGAACCTGTGTTTCCATTAACTGAAAATCGATCACGGCAGATGGATTAAAAGCCGACCCTGATAAGACTTCGGTACTGGTGCCATTCAGGATTTTTTCAAGATCATCGGTCAGGCGAACAGGCAACGTCACTTCCATACCGATCTGATATTTCAAAAGCATCTGGGCTGCCTCAATCTGGCGCTTGAGCGAATTGACTGCATTGTCGATATTTGACACATTCAGTTTAAGCTGGTCAACATTTGTCTCTTCGATGAAACCCTGATCAAACATGGCTTCGGACTCCCTCAGCAGTTTCTGAAAATGCACCAGATTGGAATCCAAAATGATTGCATTTTCCTGGAGGGATAAAATGAGACAATACGTTTCAGTGACTGAATATTTTATGTCGGTCGCACTTTTCTGAAGACCCAGTTCCGACATGTTTCCAAACACGCGCGAAGCCTGCAGTCCAACAATATATTGACCACTGAAAATCAGCTGCGACAAAGTCACTCCATACGCAGCATTGTGCTGAGTTCCGAATTTAGCCGGGAAGAACTGGGCCTCATCCGACGAAGGCAATTGAGCAGGCGTTATAAGACCTTCCTGAAGTAAGACTCCGTACACCGCTGGGCTTATAAAGTCTGGTAATAGCGTGGTCGGAATATCGAGAAAATTCTGGTACTCTACTGAACCATTGATCTGTGGCAAGCCAATGGCGGTGGTTTCCATGATTTTTTTCTTCGCAATTTCAACATCAAGCTGAGCGTTTTTTAAAGTGGGACTGTTCTCCTGTGCATAACGGATGGCCTGTTCAAGCGACAGATCCGTGCTTTCCTGAGCCCCCGACAACAGGCAAGCAAACACAAATACAACAACAAACGATTTTCTCATTTCTTTCCTTTTAGTTCTTTCAGTAGTTTATTTTCGAGATATTCAACGCCTTTTTCATTGGCAATACCTCTTATGTGATATATTAGCAGTTCGCGAAGAATGTCTTCGGTTTTTACATCTTTCAAACTCTCATCGCTGGCATCGAGGGCGAAAATCTGATCCATGCGTGCCATATAGAAATACGCAATGATTTTCACATTTAACCCCTTTCGGTATAAACCTTCCTTAATGCCACGGTTCAGGTTGAGCTCTATGTTTTCGAGCACATGACTATGTTTGTGGTCAAGCAGCGCTTTGAAAGCTTCAGGATAATACTTCTGCAGATCGAAATTAACCGCAGGGTTGATCTTCCCGAAATTTTCAATAAGAATTTCGCTCACTTTAACCAGGATGTCGATGGCGTTACCTTCCAGCTTCGACAATTCGTGAAAGCAAAAATTTGTTTCGGCCGTGTGATGGGTAATGATGGATAACACCAGGTCCTTTTTGTCGGCAAAATACTGATATAAAGTCTTTTTCGACATGCCCAGATGGTTGGCAATATCATCCATCGAGACACTTTTTACGCCATAGCGAATAAAGAGTTTTGAGGTTTCCTCTATTATATGTTTCAATTTTTCGTCCATGCCGCAAAGATATAAACTTTCAACACACCGGAAACTTTATTTATCATTTTTGTTTCCTGGGTTTTTTCAAAAATATACAAATTGGGCATTTCGGCTTGCATCCAGCTGTCGAAAATCTGCCAACTGTCAGAATTACTATATGAATATTTTGCAACCCCCATTCGATTTCAGATAACGCGGCAAAAGTATTTCGATAAACACAGGCAGAAATGTACTTTCCGGTGAACGGCGGTTTTTCTCGGGTGAATGGAGAAGAGTCACGCGTCGGGAGACGCGCGACCACTAACATATCGGGAGACGCGCCTAAGTTTAGGGATCATTTTGGTAATGCGCTGCTGCAAACGCACAACGCAAATTTGTTCTTCTTCAACGCACTCAGGTCACTATGCGATGCAGAGAGGTTGAAGAAGGCTGAGGGCGACAGCAATGTTGTAACGCGTAACGTCTGTAACGCGTAACGAAAAAAGAATTAGCATTTTTTGTATTTTAGCAAAAAAATCATGCGCTACCAACCGATAAAATCCGAATTTTTCAAACGAAACAGAAAGCGTTTAATTGAAAGACTGCTGCCCGATAGTCTCGTGGTGCTGGCCGGCAACGAACATATGCCCTGGAGCGGCGATCAGGACTATGCTTTCCGACAGAATTCCGACTTTTATTATCTTACCGGAATTGATGAAGAAAACGCGCTGCTTTGTTTGTGCCCGCATCATCCTGATCCGAATCAGCGCGAAGTCTTATTTGTGCAGGAAGCCGATCCCACCATGGTCATCTGGTATGGCAAACGCGTGAGCCGAGAAGAAGCGTCGGAGCTATCGGGAATAAAAACGGTAAAATGGGTGGCCGATTTTAAATCTGCACTGCGTGACATGGCGCAACAGTCGCGTACTATTTATATGGGTCTGAACGAATATCTGAAATACAGCACCAACACTCACGATGCGAATCGTCGTCTGGTCGATGAAATTAAAAATACTTTTCCGCTTCATCAGTATGAACGTCTTACGCCACTAACAACAGAGCTGCGCCTATGCAAATCGCCCGAAGAAATTGACATGATCGGAAAAGCGATTGAAATTACTAAAGAGGCCTTTCTACGCGTTTTGGAAACAACAAAACCCGGCATGATGGAATATGAGGTCGAAGCAGAAATGACGCATGAATTCATTCGCCGCGGCGCATCGGGACATGCCTACAGTCCCATCGTTGCCGGAGGCGAAAACGCCTGCGTGCTTCATTATGTAACCAACGACAGCCCACTGAAAGACGGAGATCTGCTGCTGCTGGACTTCGGCGCAAGTTATGGAAACTATGCATCGGACTGTTCGCGCACGATTCCGGTGAATGGAAAATTCACTCCCCGTCAGAAACAATGCTACAATGCGGTTCTTGATGTTTTGAAAGAAGCAAAAAAAATCCTAATTCCAGGTGCCACCATCGAAAAAACAAACAAGCAAATTGCGTTGATGATGGAGCAGAAAATGATTGAACTTGGATTGTTTTCAGCAGAAGAGGTGAAAAATAATACCGGCTCCACCCCGCTCTACTTCAAATATTATATGCACGGTGCTTCGCACTTTATGGGACTCGATGTGCACGATGTCGGCCTGCGTTCGATAATACTTAAAAAAGGAATGGTGCTTACCTGCGAACCCGGCATCTACATTAAGGAAGAAGGCATTGGCATCCGCATCGAAAATGATATTCTGGTCGATGATGAACCCATTGATCTGATGACGGAGATTCCGCTTGAGGCGGATGAAATTGAGAATTTAATGCGCTGATGCGACATAAGTGAAGATGTGCGACGGAGTTTATCCCGCTGGAAGCGGGGCGCATGTGGCGCCGTCGGCTCATGTGAAAATATAAAATTCCGGGAAAGGTTGTAACGACTAAGCTTTGTCTGAGAGCTGATTGCTGACAACTAATAACTGTCAGCTTTGCTGTAACGACTGCCACCTTGTTACACTGTCTCCTTGTAACCATGTAACTTTGTAACCATGTAACTTTGTAACGATTTCCGCTTACAGCGGAATAAATTCCACGTCCGTAACGTGTAACGACTATTTATATTCAAAGATCCTGACAATCAATCACCAAGAAAGAATGTGCAATTAAAGGGGAAATCTGCCGTTAGTCAATATTCTTAACAATAAAGTCCAAAATCGTACATCCGATCGAAAATCATAAAACTCAAATCATATCTCGTAAATCATTACCTTTGCACCCCGAAATATGGTAGTAAAAGCCGGCACATATTTATCCCGCATCGATGGGCCCGAAGACCTGAAGAAGTTTACCCCGCAGGAATTAAAAATTCTAGCTGAGGAGCTCCGTGATTTCCTTATTGAGAACATGGCACGTCATCCCGGGCACCTGGGAGCCAATCTGGGCGTGGTTGAGCTGACCATCGCCCTGCATTATATTTTCGATTCACCGAAAGACCGTATAATCTGGGACGTTGGTCACCAGTCCTACATTCACAAAATTCTGACAGGGCGTCGCGATGTTTTTCATACAATACGCCAGAAAGATGGTCTCAGTGGTTTTCCAAAGCCATCTGAAAGCGAACATGACATTTTTGGCACCGGTCACAGCAGTACCAGTATTTCGGCGGCGCTGGGCATGGCCGTAGGAGAGCAAATTGACGGACTCAATAAAAATCATTTTATAGCATTCATCGGCGATGGAAGCATGACCGGCGGAGAAGCGTTTGAAGCATTAAACAATATTGGCGCAACTAAAAACAATATTCTGGTAGTGCTCAATGACAACGGAATTGCCATTGATGAAAACACTGGATCTTTTACAAGATATCTTACACGTATTACTGCTTCGCACACTTACAACAAACTCAAATACCGCATCTGGCGCGTGTTCCGCGGAACCTTTATTCAGAAAATCGCCAATAAAACATCGACCGCACTCAAATGGACCTGGCTTAAAAAATCAAATCTGTTCGAGGCTTTTAATCTTCGCTATTTTGGTCCGGTAGACGGTCATGATATCCGGCAACTGATCAGCGTTCTCGAAGATTTACGCGACATCAACGGTCCAAAGTTGTTGCATGTAATTACAACCAAAGGCAAAGGATACAAGCCGGCTGAAAAAGATCAGGTTACGTTTCATGCCCCCGGACGCTATGATGCAAAGACAGGAGAAATTCTTGAAACTTCATGCGAATCCACTCCACCCAAATATCAGGTAATCTACGGCAAAACCCTCACCGAGCTTGCGGAAAAGAATGATGACATTTGTGCCATCACACCCGCCATGATTTCAGGCAGCTCGCTCAATATCATGCAAAACCGTTTTCCTGACCGCGTTTTCGATGTCGGCATTGCCGAACAACATGCAGTTACATTTGCTGCGGGACTCGCAAAATCAGGACGAATTCCATTCTGCACGGTTTACTCAACTTTTCTGCAGCGCGCATACGATCAGCTTATACACGATGTTGCCATTCAGAATCTTCCGGTTATTTTCGGTATTGATCGCGGTGGACTTGTTGGAGAAGATGGCGCTACGCATCACGGAGTCTTTGATCTGGCCTATTTGCGGACAGTTCCAAATATGATTATCGCTGCACCAATGAACGCTTTGCAGTTGCGCAATCTCATGTTTACAGCGCAACTGAAAAAGTCAGGACCATTTGCAATCCGCTATCCGCGCGGAAACTCAGATGATAAAAAATGGGAACAACCTTTTTCTGAAATCGAAATTGGTAAATCGGAAAAACTCCGCGAGGGAAAAGATATCGCCGTAATCTCAATCGGACAACCCGGTCTTGATGTTGTTTCACTATATCCAAAGCTGGATTCAGAAGGCATCAGCATCTCGCATTACAATATTATTTTTCTGAAACCTCTTGATGAAAATGCTTTGCACGAAGCATGCAAAAATCACAAAGCTATAATTGCCATTGAGGACGGGACTATTAAAGGCGGCCTGGGAACAGCTGTTGCAGAATTCATGATGGAACATTCCTATTTCCTTCCATTAATCAAACTGGGCGTCCCGGATCGTTTTATTGAACACGGCACTGTGCCAGAACTCAAGAAGGAATGCGGTTTTGATGCCGAAGGAATTTATTCGGCAATCAAACAAACACATACAAAAACAAATCAAACAAAATAAGCTATGGCAAACAAAAGAGCAATTAAAAAAGACGTGAATTATCTGACCAACGAAGTATTGGTTGATGGAATCATGCTCATGTCCTTATACAAAGAAGAAGAAGGCGAAGTAATCATGAAGGAACTTGAGAAAGTTGCCGAAAAAAGAAATCATGTGATTGATGCCCTTCAGCATGCTGAAAAAAAATTCGTACGTCTGCCGGACGAAGAAAGAAAAAACGGACGTGCTGCACGTTCAAAAGCTTTCCGCAAAGTAGTGAATGAAAAATTTGCCGCTTTCGAAGAAGCTCTGGATGCTGCTTACGAAAGTTTCGGCAAGCTGGCCAAAGAAGAAAAATAAAATGGATACACATCTTTTTGGAAGCATCATTTTCGGTCCGGTGCGCAGCCGCCGCTTAGGTTTATCCCTGGGTATCAACCTGCTGCCAGCTAATAAAAAGGTCTGCACATTCGATTGTGTCTATTGCGAATGCGGATGGACCGATAAAACTTCAGCCGACGGATTACCAAAAGCCACAGAAGTTGTTGCGGAACTTGAGAAAAAACTGCAGGAAATGCAGGCTGCCGGCGAACTTCCTGATGCAATCACCTTTGCCGGCAATGGCGAACCCACCATGCATCCTGATTTTAGTTTCATTATGCGTGATTCGGTGCGATTGAGAGACGAGTATGCACCCGCCGCCAAAATCACGGTGCTCACCAACTCAACACAGCTTCACAAGCAAAAAATTGCGGATGCTATTGCTCTTGCCGATAAAGGGTTACTGAAACTCGACACGACCGATCCAAAACAATTCGAGTTGATAAACCGCGCTGCCAAAGGCATTGAGCTCAACGAGGTTATGCATTTCATTGAACAATTCACTGGTGAAAAAATCATTCAGACCTTGGTGCTGCGCGGTGATAGTGAAGGCGAAAAAATCGACAACACTACCGAAGAATCGCTCCTGGCGCTGGCTGCATTTGTTTCGAAAATCGATGCTATTGAATGGATGATCTATCCTATCGATCGCCCGACACCAGAAAAACAGCTTGAAAAAATGAGCCGCGAAGAGATGGATCGCATCGGTGAATTTGTCAGAAAACATACAAATGTGCCGGTGACAATCCGGTATTGATTTTTAACCAATTCTGTCATCCTGAGCGAAGTCGAAGGATTGACAGCCCTTTCCTTTTTGACCCATGAAAGACTACAAACGATACACTGTTACAACTGCACTGCCCTACGCCAACGGACCGATACACATCGGACACATGGCCGGCGTTTATGTTCCCGCTGATATTTATGTGCGCTTTCTGCGCAAAACCGGACGCGATGTTCTTTTCATCGGCGGCAGCGACGAGCACGGCGTTCCCATCACCATCAAAGCGCGTCAGAAGGGCATTACACCGCAACAAGTCGTAGATGAGTATCATGGAATAATAAAAAAATCATTTGAAGATTTCGGAATGACTTTCGATATTTATTCGCGCACCAGTCTGCCCATTCATCACGAAACTGCTTCCGCCTTTTTCACAAAGCTGCATTCAGAGGGCAAGTTGACGCAAATGGAATCGGAGCAATATTTCGATGAAGAAGCTCAACAATTTCTGGCTGACCGCTATATCACAGGCACCTGCCCGCATTGCGGCAATGAACGCGCCTATGGCGACCAATGCGAAAAGTGCGGAACGTCGCTCAACGCCACAGATCTGATTGATCCAAAATCGACATTGTCGGGAAGCGCTCCTGTGAAACGCAAAACTTCTCATTGGTTTCTGCCGCTCGATCAGTACGAAAACTGGCTCCGCGAGTGGATTCTCGACGGACACAAAGAATGGAAGACCAACGTGTATGGCCAGTGCAAAAGCTGGATCGATCAGGGCTTGCAGCCACGCGCCGTTACGCGCGACCTCGACTGGGGAGTGAAAGTTCCGCTTGCCGATGCCGCAGGTAAAGTTCTGTACGTTTGGTTTGATGCGCCTATTGGATATATTTCTGCTGCGCGCGACTGGGCACAGCAGACCGGAAAAAGCTGGGAAGAATATTGGAAAAGCGACGATTCGCGATTGATTCATTTCATCGGAAAAGACAATATTGTTTTCCACTGCATCATATTTCCGGCTATGCTGAAAGCCGAAGGCAGCTACATTCTGCCCGAAAATGTTCCAGCCAATGAGTTTCTGAATCTCGAAGGAGAAAAGATCAGCACCTCGCGCAACTGGGCTGTCTGGTTGCATGAATATCTCGAAGATTTTCCCGGAAAGCAGGATGTGTTGCGCTATGTGTTGACTGCCAATGCGCCGGAAACCAAGGATAACGATTTCACGTGGAAAGATTTTCAGGCACGCAACAACAACGAACTTGCCTCTATTTTCGGCAACTTTGTGAACCGTGCTATGGTGCTTACTCATAAATATTTTGAAGGTAAAGTACCTGCTTCAACACAAGGCGCAGAGCTCGATGACATCCTGAAGGAAATCGGCGTTCTGAAAGAAAAAATCACCGGAAGTCTCGAACATTTTCGATTCCGCGAAGCGTTGGGATTTTTCATGGACATTGCCCGGATTGGCAATAAATATCTCACCGACAAAGAGCCATGGAAAGTATTTAAAGAAAACCCGGAAGCCGTGAAAGGCATTCTGAACAACGTGTTGCAGATCTCTGCAAACATGGCCATCCTTTCTGAAATATTCCTGCCGTTCACGGCGACAAAGTTGAAATCGATGTTGAACATGAACGAAGCTTCTTGGGATGATATCGGCAAAGCGTTGTTGAATGAAGGATTGCAATTGAACCAACCGGAATTACTTTTTGAAAAAATTGATGATGCCGATATACAGAAACAGCTGGATAAGCTCGAGGCATCGAAGATTGCGAATAAAGCTTCAAATGTCAGCTACGAGCAGGTGAAGCCGGATATTTCGTTCGACGACTTTTCAAAAATAGATTTACGCGTTGGAAAAATTCTTGAAGCTGAAAAAGTTGCCAAGACAAAAAAACTCATGAAGCTGAGTGTTGACATGGGTTTTGAAACACGCACCATTGTATCGGGTGTTGCTGAATATTTTACACCAGAGCAGATGATCGGAAAGAAAGTCGTTGTGGTAGCCAATCTCGGCAAGCGCGACATCAAAGGCGTGGAGTCGAACGGAATGATTCTCTTTGCCGAAAATTCCGATGGCACGCTGATGATGGTGAATCCGAGTGATGAAGCCATGTGCGGTGGAATGGTTAAGTGAACATCGAACACTGAACAAGGAACAAGAAAGGCAGAAGGAACACCGAACACTGAACAAGGAACAAGGAAGGCAGGAGGAAGAAGGAAATACAAAAATCTGAACATCAATCTTTGTTCAGAGTCCAAAACACAGTCTATGGTTTTCACTTCGAATTTCACACTTCCTTGTTCAGTGTTTATAAGACGTTCTTTTGCATTTACTTCGAAATTTCATCCTTCCTTGTTCAGTGTTCGATGTTCTACAGGGGATTTCACTTCAAATTTCTCATTTCCTTGTTCGGTGTTCATTGTTCATAGGGGGTTTTTAACCAATGTTTGAAAAAAAGCCGTGTTTTTTATCGGTTTGTTTCTGATTTATTTTACTTTTGACAAATAATTCAGAATAAAACAGTATCAATCACATGAGAACTGATTTCGACGCTCGTGCCAATTACGAGAACAGCAAAAAGGAAGTCGGGTATGTACCTCGTCGCGAGGCCACACAAGCCACTTACGACTCCATCGGCTTTATGTCGGGCCTTGAAGTGCATCAGCAATTGCTGACGGAAAAGAAACTTTTCTGCAACTGCCCTGCCGGCAAATTCAATCACAGCGATGTTTACGATGCAGAAGTCATTCGTCATATGCGCCCTACACTGAGTGAGCTTGGCGAGTATGACGGAACCGCGCTGATGGAATTCAAAACCCGCAAGGAAATAGTTTACCGCGTTAAAAACGAAACTACCTGCACGTATGAAGTGGACGACACACCGCCGTTCCCCATCAATCGTCAGGCGCTGGATATTGCAATCAGAATCTCACTTTTATCGAAACTGAACATTGTAGGCGAAGTGCATATTACCCGCAAGCAGTATCTCGACGGCAGCATCCCGACAGGGTTTCAGCGCACCGCCATCATTGGTGTTGAGGGCGAACTTGCGATGAAAGATAAAAAAATTCGACTGATTCAACTCAGCATCGAAGAAGACAGCTGCCGCGAAATCAGCGATATTGGCCACACCCGCGTTTATAAAACCGATCGTCTTGGAATGCCGCTGATCGAAACAGTGACTTATCCGGACATGAAAAATCCGGACGAAGTAAAAGAAGTCTGTGATTATATTCGTTTTCTGAATCGTAGTACAGGACTTGTCCGCACAGGCATCGGCGCCGGCCGCGAAGACGTGAATGTAAGCTGCAAAGGCGGAACCCGCATCGAAATCAAAGGCGTGGCTCACACCAAATGGATTCCTGAACTCACACATGTCGAGTGCTTCCGCCAATGGGCATTGCTGAAGGTGCGTGAAAAACTGCAGAAGAAAATCGGCACTGCTGCCAATTGGAAAATGCGTCATGAATTTCTCGATTACGACATGTTCGAAATCACATTCG encodes the following:
- a CDS encoding X-Pro aminopeptidase, with protein sequence MRYQPIKSEFFKRNRKRLIERLLPDSLVVLAGNEHMPWSGDQDYAFRQNSDFYYLTGIDEENALLCLCPHHPDPNQREVLFVQEADPTMVIWYGKRVSREEASELSGIKTVKWVADFKSALRDMAQQSRTIYMGLNEYLKYSTNTHDANRRLVDEIKNTFPLHQYERLTPLTTELRLCKSPEEIDMIGKAIEITKEAFLRVLETTKPGMMEYEVEAEMTHEFIRRGASGHAYSPIVAGGENACVLHYVTNDSPLKDGDLLLLDFGASYGNYASDCSRTIPVNGKFTPRQKQCYNAVLDVLKEAKKILIPGATIEKTNKQIALMMEQKMIELGLFSAEEVKNNTGSTPLYFKYYMHGASHFMGLDVHDVGLRSIILKKGMVLTCEPGIYIKEEGIGIRIENDILVDDEPIDLMTEIPLEADEIENLMR
- a CDS encoding 1-deoxy-D-xylulose-5-phosphate synthase codes for the protein MVVKAGTYLSRIDGPEDLKKFTPQELKILAEELRDFLIENMARHPGHLGANLGVVELTIALHYIFDSPKDRIIWDVGHQSYIHKILTGRRDVFHTIRQKDGLSGFPKPSESEHDIFGTGHSSTSISAALGMAVGEQIDGLNKNHFIAFIGDGSMTGGEAFEALNNIGATKNNILVVLNDNGIAIDENTGSFTRYLTRITASHTYNKLKYRIWRVFRGTFIQKIANKTSTALKWTWLKKSNLFEAFNLRYFGPVDGHDIRQLISVLEDLRDINGPKLLHVITTKGKGYKPAEKDQVTFHAPGRYDAKTGEILETSCESTPPKYQVIYGKTLTELAEKNDDICAITPAMISGSSLNIMQNRFPDRVFDVGIAEQHAVTFAAGLAKSGRIPFCTVYSTFLQRAYDQLIHDVAIQNLPVIFGIDRGGLVGEDGATHHGVFDLAYLRTVPNMIIAAPMNALQLRNLMFTAQLKKSGPFAIRYPRGNSDDKKWEQPFSEIEIGKSEKLREGKDIAVISIGQPGLDVVSLYPKLDSEGISISHYNIIFLKPLDENALHEACKNHKAIIAIEDGTIKGGLGTAVAEFMMEHSYFLPLIKLGVPDRFIEHGTVPELKKECGFDAEGIYSAIKQTHTKTNQTK
- a CDS encoding methionine--tRNA ligase, which encodes MKDYKRYTVTTALPYANGPIHIGHMAGVYVPADIYVRFLRKTGRDVLFIGGSDEHGVPITIKARQKGITPQQVVDEYHGIIKKSFEDFGMTFDIYSRTSLPIHHETASAFFTKLHSEGKLTQMESEQYFDEEAQQFLADRYITGTCPHCGNERAYGDQCEKCGTSLNATDLIDPKSTLSGSAPVKRKTSHWFLPLDQYENWLREWILDGHKEWKTNVYGQCKSWIDQGLQPRAVTRDLDWGVKVPLADAAGKVLYVWFDAPIGYISAARDWAQQTGKSWEEYWKSDDSRLIHFIGKDNIVFHCIIFPAMLKAEGSYILPENVPANEFLNLEGEKISTSRNWAVWLHEYLEDFPGKQDVLRYVLTANAPETKDNDFTWKDFQARNNNELASIFGNFVNRAMVLTHKYFEGKVPASTQGAELDDILKEIGVLKEKITGSLEHFRFREALGFFMDIARIGNKYLTDKEPWKVFKENPEAVKGILNNVLQISANMAILSEIFLPFTATKLKSMLNMNEASWDDIGKALLNEGLQLNQPELLFEKIDDADIQKQLDKLEASKIANKASNVSYEQVKPDISFDDFSKIDLRVGKILEAEKVAKTKKLMKLSVDMGFETRTIVSGVAEYFTPEQMIGKKVVVVANLGKRDIKGVESNGMILFAENSDGTLMMVNPSDEAMCGGMVK